From the genome of Salvelinus alpinus chromosome 19, SLU_Salpinus.1, whole genome shotgun sequence, one region includes:
- the LOC139545170 gene encoding zinc finger protein 703-like: protein MNNSPRGSDAHLRSPSPERTDNDRCNSLPRGTKIELVSVPSPSDPTRQARRLPIRILKMLSTHSSILLHPEYLQPLTSAPVSIELDAKKSPLALLAQTCSQIGKPDPPSSSKLGSLSSISLSDKESSGRSSSSGHKSGDQHQSLEDKSSFKPYNKTGGECRKDGLVTKGATDKAGFRVPSGGSGSSGSCPSFPPHSTSPSSTSPPLHSQGQSHRQTQSPSTQQQTSHSQALHIDNKPVSSDQASSDSSTGKKDSDHSKEKLDGAQLANSSHMRASANSSNASSASSPRPESKADPQSSQSGLGSGHIAPVSPFKPGHSVFPMPPSSMGYHGSIVGAYAGYPSQFMDHTKSSLGMGIPGKHPSSSPLTGASPPSLMQGLCRDPYCLTYPNHPHLGGSNCNTCVHDPSSLKSGYQIMYPSHHLHSLHPSSLSSTTPTLSHPLYTYGYMLQNEPQPHACNWVSVGGPCDKRFSTSEELLAHLRTHTALPGGLDSKPLSAYPSSAASCHLHLPQPGSPGTLPSSFSLRGSPGLSLARYHPYSKAHLPGAPGLPMHSLQASSPYYSPYAIYSQRLGSASTLGYQ, encoded by the exons ATGAACAATTCTCCCCGTGGATCTGACGCGCATTTACGCAGTCCGTCCCCTGAGCGTACCGATAACGACCGTTGTAATTCACTCCCGAGAGGAACTAAAATAGAGCTGGTTTCCGTACCTTCTCCCTCAGATCCAACACGCCAGGCTAGAAGGCTGCCTATTCGGATTCTAAAGATGTTGAGCACTCACAGTAGCATCTTGCTACACCCAGAGTATCTCCAACCCCTGACATCCGCGCCAGTAAGCATTGAG CTGGATGCTAAAAAGAGTCCTCTGGCCCTGCTGGCTCAGACCTGCTCACAGATCGGCAAACCAGACCCCCCCTCCTCATCCAAGCTgggctccctctcctccatcagcCTCAGTGACAAGGAGTCATCCGGACGCTCCTCCAGCTCTGGCCACAAGTCTGGAGACCAACACCAGTCTCTGGAGGATAAGTCCAGCTTCAAGCCTTACAACAAGACCGGAGGGGAATGCCGCAAGGATGGGTTGGTGACCAAGGGTGCTACAGACAAAGCTGGCTTCAGGGTGCCCAGTGGTGGATCCGGGAGCAGTGGCTCTTGCCCGTCCTTCCCCCCACACTCCACCTCTCCCAGCTCTACCTCCCCTCCCCTGCACTCCCAGGGCCAGTCCCACAGACAGACCCAGTCCCCCTCCACACAGCAGCAGACATCACACTCTCAGGCCCTGCACATAGACAACAAGCCTGTGAGCTCGGACCAGGCCAGCTCAGACAGCAGCACAGGGAAGAAAGATTCTGATCACAGTAAGGAGAAGCTGGACGGTGCCCAGCTAGCTAACTCCAGTCACATGCGGGCTAGCGCCAACTCCAGCAATGCCAGCTCCGCTAGCAGCCCGCGGCCGGAGAGCAAGGCTGACCCACAGTCCTCTCAGTCTGGGTTAGGCTCCGGACACATTGCCCCTGTCTCCCCCTTCAAACCAGGCCATTCAGTCTTCCCCATGCCCCCCTCCTCCATGGGTTACCATGGCTCCATAGTGGGCGCCTATGCAGGCTACCCATCTCAGTTCATGGATCATACCAAGTCTAGTCTAGGGATGGGGATCCCAGGAAAgcaccccagctccagccccctcACTGGGGCCTCACCTCCTTCCCTCATGCAGGGTCTATGCAGGGACCCGTACTGTCTGACTTACCCCAACCACCCCCATCTAGGGGGCAGCAACTGCAATACATGTGTCCATGACCCCTCCTCTCTAAAATCAGGTTACCAAATCATGTACCCATCACACCACCTTCACTCCCTCCACCCCAGCTCTCTATCCTCCACCACCCCCACCCTGTCCCACCCGCTCTACACCTACGGCTACATGCTGCAGAACGAGCCCCAGCCACACGCCTGTAACTGGGTGTCAGTAGGAGGGCCGTGTGACAAACGTTTCTCCACCTCAGAGGAGCTGCTGGCCCACCTGCGTACTCACACGGCTCTACCTGGTGGGCTGGACAGTAAGCCCCTATCTGCCTACCCTTCCTCAGCCGCCTCCTGCCACCTCCACCTTCCCCAGCCCGGCAGCCCCGGCACCCTGCCCAGCTCCTTCTCCCTGCGGGGGTCACCTGGCCTGAGCCTGGCTCGCTACCACCCCTACAGCAAGGCCCACCTGCCCGGAGCCCCAGGCCTGCCCATGCACTCACTGCAGGCGTCCTCGCCCTACTACTCCCCCTATGCCATCTACAGCCAGAGACTAGGCTCAGCCTCCACCCTGGGCTACCAGTGA